The region ATTATGATGCAAGTATTGCGAGGTTTGTCACCGCGGATTCGATTATCGACGGACAGGAAGACACGCAAGGCTGGAACCGGTATATGTATGTCCGGGGGAATCCGATCCATGCGAAGGATCCAACCGGGCATGAGAGCCTTAGTGAGAAAAAAGCCAGATTTGAAAAAAGTTCGCAGATTAACATAACCGGGGCTGCTCCAACACTTTCGGATAAAGCATTGGCTTTCGGAAAGGGGTTCGCTATCGGAATAGTTGTAGGAGCGATACTTGGCTATGGAGCGACCGCATTGGTCACTGCCATATCGATGGCTTGTCCCCCTTTGGGCATAGCGGTAGCGTTTGGACTTTTTGCAACGGGTATGCTGATGGCATATTCAGAAGGGAAAGCCCTGTATCAAAATACGGATCAGAGCGGACGACCCATTGGAGATCTTGAATGGTGGGAGCGAGCAGGTGGTTTAGCTAGTGGCGTCGGGGTTGGAATGGCGACGGCTAAATTTGCCTCGAGATCGGCATCCGAAGTCGGTAGTAAAATTGGAAACGCAGCCAAGAATTTCTTTAAATCAGGAACGAGTGAAAGTGCAGGTACCAGTGGCGGAGGAATTGGAACTGGACAAGCGGGGGGAGGGGCAGTATCCCCAAATATTCTGTCGAAAATTCCTGGAAACATAAATGTTACGGCACAAAGCAGGCACATTCCGGGCCCAACTTATTCAAAAGGAAGATCTATCCTAACTGAAAGGGCTACGAGCTTGCTATCTGACTTGCATGCCGGGAATGCTAAGATTCTAAGAGAAAACCAAAATAATATTGTCGTTGATTTTGGCAAAACGATCGGGAGACATTTAGATAAAGGAGTCGATAAGGGGGCAACGCGATATGGGACAGTCCATTTTGGGGACAAGGGTGCCCATATTGTGCCAGCATCTCCCAATCAATATTAGCTTATGACAGAAAGAGGAGAATATATCTTGGCACTTAACCAATCTCTTATTGGTACAATATACGATTCAATTCGAGCTGTAACGATTAGAATAGTCGACCATGATGTTTTGGTAAGATCTTATTTAGATAAAATTCCGGATGCAGATGACGAAGAAGAGCTTTCCTCTATAATGGCTGAATTTATGTCATTTTTCAAATATAACGAGTTTGAGAGTTTGAAGTGGGAATGCAAATACTCGAAGGGAAGACTTAACAATTTGGAAGATCCAGATGAGATATTTGTTTTCCTTCGAAAAGAAGCAACCATGGAATAGTGAATTTAGCGAATAGTCTGGAATAAATCGCCCTCTAATAATGTTGATATTCCAAATGTGTACAGAGCTAGTATTCACCTGACACTTCTTCTGAACGCTTGTTCTAATTTTCTACTTGGTGGACCTCCGGCTGTTTTGTCTTAATGCCCTCAATGAAGACTTGGAAAGGAGTTTTTCCGTTCATATTTCTACCTTGATGAGCTCGCTTGTAATTGTATTCATCAAAGAAGATTTCCAAATCGATCTGCATTTCTTCAATTGACTCGTAGAATTTTGTTCTGCCAGCTTATATAGTTTTGCTATTGAAAAATTCATTGCATCTTCTCTAGTATATTTTCATTCAAAGGTAGTTTGTATATTTCGATTACTTCGTGTCACAAATGAACTCCAAAGGTATCAAGAATGATTGTGAAAGTAATTGGCCAAGGTGAGAATGGAAAAGTTTTGGTAGAGACCGAATATGGCCGGATGACTACCAATTGGGAAGGGACTCTTCCTACTTTTGGAATGGAATGCCCTGTCGAAATTTCGTTAGATAATGTATCTATTACAAACGTTAGCGAATTTGGCGCCAAAGGAGGAAACACTCAATACAAATTCGAAGGTGGAATTCAAAAATGGATCGATAGCGGACATATCAAGGAGCTTAAGCCATGAAACAAGAAGGAGCAAAAAGAATAACGATTAAAACGATAGAGGCACTTGTACACAAAATGGGTAAGACGATCAATGCGAAGACGATAGATTTACCGAAATTTAGATATTCTGGAGATTTCGCATTCCCATATGTTGAAGTTAATGATAAGGGACTGCACTATATGATAGCCGAACGCGGAGAAGAGATTCGGAGAGATACGACAAATAATCTTGATGATCTTTTGTATATTATCTTTAAAGACGTTGCATTCAATATTGCCGCCAGGT is a window of Leptospira wolffii serovar Khorat str. Khorat-H2 DNA encoding:
- a CDS encoding Imm63 family immunity protein, which codes for MKQEGAKRITIKTIEALVHKMGKTINAKTIDLPKFRYSGDFAFPYVEVNDKGLHYMIAERGEEIRRDTTNNLDDLLYIIFKDVAFNIAARYELANRIPDSDPRRQTFAMRKEILEKLNFNWGKKIQIELNKILSEYPFDDFAQKRGGLCNEYRKNGLSNAETWAKACEKYPLPKPSI
- a CDS encoding polymorphic toxin type 50 domain-containing protein: YDASIARFVTADSIIDGQEDTQGWNRYMYVRGNPIHAKDPTGHESLSEKKARFEKSSQINITGAAPTLSDKALAFGKGFAIGIVVGAILGYGATALVTAISMACPPLGIAVAFGLFATGMLMAYSEGKALYQNTDQSGRPIGDLEWWERAGGLASGVGVGMATAKFASRSASEVGSKIGNAAKNFFKSGTSESAGTSGGGIGTGQAGGGAVSPNILSKIPGNINVTAQSRHIPGPTYSKGRSILTERATSLLSDLHAGNAKILRENQNNIVVDFGKTIGRHLDKGVDKGATRYGTVHFGDKGAHIVPASPNQY